ATACACGAATACCGGCACACTGCGCTGCTGATGCTTGTAATTAAGTATGAGAAATCCGCCGATACAGCTTCGAAAGAAGAGATCGTAGATTTTTACATCCGTAACCGAAAGTACATCAACAATTGGGATCTTATAGACAATTCGTGCTATAAAATACTTGGCAGGCATGCGTTCGAAACTTCAAATGAAGATTTACTCCGCACGCTGGCCGCTGAGGAAAATATGTGGAGTAAAAGAATCGCCGTTGTGGCAACAATGTACTACGTAAAGCGCGACAAATTTCAACTGCTTAAAGAACTTGTACTCCTGAATCTTCACCATCCGCACGATCTGATGCACAAAGCCAACGGCTGGCTCCTGCGCGAAATGGGAAATAAAAATGAGCGGGAGCTTATTGATTTTCTTAGAGAACATTACGATACGATGCCGCGCACAACGCTACGTTACGCCATCGAAAAGCTTGATGAAAACCTAAGACAGGATTTTTTAAAAGGCAGAATCTGATGGAAAATGTTTTTTACCTGCGGGAATCCAGCCACTATTTCCTGCATTTTATCTTTCCTTTTTTCGTTGCGCGCCTGTTTTTTAAAGAAAATTGGCGTACTGCATATTTGCTGCTGCTGAGTACAATGCTTGTGGATCTCGATCATCTTTGGGCAGTTCCTGTTTTCGACCCAAACCGCGGAAGTATCGGTTTTCATATTCTGCACACGTACCCAATGGTTTTTCTGTATCTGCTGGGAGCAATTTTCCTGAAGGGAAATTACCGCATCATCGCGATCGGGCTTGTACTGCATATGGTCACAGATTTTCAGGATTTTCACCTATGGAAATTTTGATGTTTTTTTTGCAATAAGAGCAACTAATAATTCCGTTTTTAATTTGATTTTTGTATAATTGTGGAAACCCACTTTTTATGAAATTCAAAAAAGCGCTCCAGTGGCATGTAATCTTCCCCATCATCGCCGCCGTATTTTATCTCGGCGGATTTTTAACCGACACCGTTGTTGCTAACATTCTGGGTGGAATTTTACTTTTTGCAACTGTTTTAGCAGCCGTTCATCACGCAGAAGTTGTAGCGCATAAAGTGGGCGAGCCCTATGGAACGATTATTTTAGCGATCTGCATCACGATTTTGGAGGTGGGCCTGATCATTTCGTTTATGCTGTCGGGCGGTGAGGGCGCGCTTACCTACGCACGCGATACCGTTTTTGCGGCTGTAATGCTTATTCTCAACGGTATTTTAGGTGTCTGTATATGGGTCGGCAGCCGCAAATATAAGGAGCAGTTTTTCATGCGAAGCTCGGCCACCACTTATCTGGTGAGTCTCGTCGCCATACTTGTACTTACACTGGTATTGCCAAATTATACATCAAGTATGGTTGGACCTTACTACAGTACATCGCAACTTATTTTCGTGTCCCTTTCGTGCCTCGTGATATATGCGGCCTTTCTGATGTTCCAGACGGTGCGTCACCGGAATTACTTCATCGTAACCGAAGCCGACCAAACCACGCACGAAGCCGATCCACCGACGGTCACCAAAACGCTGCTGAGTCTTCTGCTACTTGTAATCTGTCTTGCAGTCGTAATTTTTATGGCAAAAGGCTTATCGCCGGTAATTGAAGATTTTGTGGAAAATGCGGGTGCTCCGCGGGCATTGGTGGGTGTAATTATTGCAACGGTAGTATTGCTGCCTGAAGGTTTTGCTGCGGTTCGTGCGGCTGCTAAAAACCAGATTCAGACCTCAATTAACCTCGGATTAGGTTCTGCGCTTGCGAGTGTTGGACTTACAATTCCGGCAGTTTCAGTGGTTTGCGTGACGATGGATATTCCTTTCGTGCTCGGAATTGACACCAAATCGGTCATTTTGCTCGCGCTGTCGGTATTCACGGTGATGCTGTCGCTGAGCCGCGGAAAGACCAATCATCTGTACGGAACAGTACTTTTGGTGAACCTCGCCGCCTATATTTTTACGGTGATTGTTCCTTAAAGCTGCCTGCCACGGACGGATTATCTGCGCGCTATTTCCATCTTATGCGCCATTAAATTCGCAATGTTGGTGGCTTTATTGATAGCCATATCGGCAATTTCACCGGTGAAATTTTCTTCCACGGTTTCGGTCCAAAGTCGCAGCCAGTGCGCAAAATGATGTTTTTCAATCGCGACTTTTTCGTTGATCGGGAAATGAACCGCCATCGGATTCCCTTTGTAAGAAATCTGCCCGAAAAGCAAAGTTTCCCAAAAACCGTACATTTTCGGCAGGTGATGGCCCCAGTTCACCCTGGCAACATCATTAAAGAAGAAACCGATCGTTTCGTCCTGACCGACTTTCTCATAGAATTTATTTACGAGCAGTTCAATATCCTCGCGGGATTCCAGTTTTTTCATAGTTCAAAATTAAGTATTTAGAATGGTTTGGGCGGACATTTCGCGCTATCCGCTACTACTCCTCGCTCTGCGGCTCCACCGGTTCCCGGTTCCGCCGCCTCGCTGCGGGGTATCCGCTACTATCGCGGCCGCGGATCCAGCTGAAAACCTCACCAACCGCTGAAATAATAAAACGCGTATTTTTGCAGCATGAATCTGGAGTCCTATAAAAGCCAAGCCACCTTAAAGCAGAAAGAACACCGCAAGTTTCTCGAAGGTTTAAAGAAAAAGGTGCCAAAAAATCTGGATTATTCTGCGCAGCAGGCCCACGACGAGGTCTTCGATAGAATAGACTGTCTGAAATGCGCTAACTGCTGCAAAACCACCGGCCCGCTTTTTACCGATAAAGACATAGAGCGTATTTCACGCCATCTGCGCATGAAACCCGCTGATTTCGAAGTTAAATTTTTACGCACAGACGAAGATCAGGATAAGGTATTGAAGAATTTGCCCTGCCACTTTCTTGCCGCCGACAACACTTGTTCGATTTATGAAGTACGACCCAAAGCCTGCCGCGAATTTCCGCATACAGACCGAAAGAAAATCTATCAGATCAATCATCTTACCATTAAAAATACGCTGATCTGTCCCGCAGCTTTCGAAGTTGTTGAACGACTTCAGAAAATTTTAGAGAAAAAATAAGCTCTCCCAAAGAATCAGAAACTCTTATAAAATGCGTTAAAGTTGGCAGTTTCGAATAATTCAACACTGAAGAACCCGTTATACCTGCACACTTAAAAAAATATATTATGAAGAAGTCACTTATTGCAATTGTGTTTCTAGTAGCAGGAGCCGTAATGGTTAATGCACAAACTACGCAGAAAACCACAAAAGCTACAAAGGAATCCGTAAAAGCTAATGTGCCGGCAGTATCTACAAATGCCAGTGCCGAGCTTAGAACCGATACCTTAACGCCAAACGCGCCTGCTGTACAGAGCGTTGATACAGCTGCCACGATTAAAATCGATCGGGATTCGGCCCTGAAAGCAGAGGCTACAGATTTAAAACAGAACGAAGCAACCAGAAAAACGGAGGCTAAAAAGTTCGAATCTCAGTAGAAAGGAATGCAAACTAAAACAAAAAAGCGTTGGTAATCAACGCTTTTTTTGTTTTTTATAAGTTAAAGAAGTTTTTTTACACAACACCCTGTGCAAGCATTGCTTCGGCAACCTTCACGAAACCGGCGATGTTGGCACCTTTTACATAGTTCACGTAGCCGTCTTCTTCTTTTCCGTAATCTCTGCACGCTTTGTGGATACCGATCATGATCTCTTTAAGCCGCGCATCAACTTCCTCTGAAGACCAGTTCAAACGGATTGAATTCTGAGTCATTTCTAGTCCTGAGGTAGCTACCCCACCCGCATTCGAGGCTTTACCAGGGGAGAATAAAACTTTGTGATCAAGGAAATAATTTATCGCTTCAAGGGTTGAAGGCATGTTGGCTGCTTCCGTCACACAAATAACGCCGTTATCTACAAGGACCTTGGCATCTTCCACAAAAAGTTCATTCTGGGTTGCCGCCGGAATTGCTACGTCGCAAGGTACTTCCCACGGTCTTTTACCCGCATGGAATTCAGCGGTAGGGAATTTTTTCACATAATCCTCAGCCCTGTTGTTGCCAGAGGCGCGAAGTTCAAGTAAATATTCAATTTTATCTCCGGTAATTCCGTCTTTATCATAAACATAACCGTCCGGCCCTGAAATAGTAACTACTTTTCCGCCCAGTTCGGTTACTTTTTTCACTACGCCCCAAGCTACATTTCCGAAGCCTGATACGCTGACAGTTTTCCCCTGGAAATCCTGCCCAATTGTTTTCAGCATCTGTTCAGCGAAATACACAACGCCGTAACCTGTAGCTTCCGGACGGATCAGTGAGCCGCCATACGCTAAACCTTTACCGGTAAGTACGCCTGTAAACTGGTTTCGGATCTTCTTATACTGCCCGAACAGGTAACCGATTTCTCTCGCACCAACACCGATGTCGCCGGCAGGCACATCCGTTTCAGGCCCGATATGTTTGCATAGTTCAGTCATGTAAGCCTGGCAGAAACGCATCACTTCCATATCCGATTTGCCCTGAGGGTCAAAATCTGCTCCACCTTTACCACCACCCATCGGAAGTGTGGTAAGCGAGTTTTTAAAGGTCTGCTCAAATGCAAGAAACTTCAATACCGATAAGTTAACGGTAGGATGGAAGCGGATCCCGCCTTTGTAAGGCCCGATCGCAGAATTCATCTGGATTCTGAAGCCGCGGTTCACCTGAATTTCTCCTTTGTCGTCCACCCATGGAACGCGGAAAATGATAGTTCGTTCGGGCTCTGCCATACGCTCCAGAAGTTTCATCCCGTTGTACTGCTTTTTAGTAGAAATAAACGGTATTACGGTGATTGCCACTTCTTTTACGGCCTGAAGAAATTCGGGCTCATTTGGGTTTCGCGCCTCTATTTTGGCTATAAAATCCTGGATTTTCTGTTCTGCGTTGAAATGTTCCATATAAGGGTGAGTATTATTGTCAACAAATTTAAATTTTTTTTCAAAACTTGCAAGATAAATTTTCTATATTACAAAAATATTAATGATTTTGAACTTTATTTTTATTAAATTGATAATTTTAAGGTTAAAAATAACAATAATGGAAAGTTAACTCAATATTAATAGCTTTTCTGAAATAGGCAATTTCTACAGCGCAAGATATTGGCGCCCCGAAAGCGCACGGATGTATCCCAAAAGTTCCAGTTCCAGCAGATCGGGTAAAATGCGGTAGGCCGGCACATCCAACTTCAGCGAAACATCATCAAGAGAAAGAGGCGTGTTCTTATCCAGCGCCTCAAGCAAAATAAGCTGCTGTTCAGGGAGTTTGATCCTGATCTCAGAGCTGGGGAAAAGCACGCCTGTTTGCTCGGTTTTGTGTAGACCCAGCTGTTCTGCAAGACCTGAAACGGTAGATATTGCAGCCGCTTTATTTTGGAATATCAGCTGATTGCAGCCCTGGCTGTATTTATCGGTAATCTTTCCCGGAAGCGCAAAAACTTCACGGTTGTAGTTATTGGCGAAAGTGGCTGTACTCACGGAGCCTCCACCGAAGGCGGTTTCCACAACGATAGTTGCCGGAGAAATGCCGGCAATAATCCGGTTTCTTTGAATGAAGTTTTCACGGTCAGGCTTTTGAGAAGAATTAAATTCTGTGAGCAAAACACCTCCGTCCTCCAGGATCTTGTCGGCGAGCCTGCGGTTTTTGGAAGGGTACATGGTGTGAAACCCGTGCGCTAAAACAGCAGCAGTAGGGATGTTATTATTGATTGAAACCTCGTGTACTTCTGTATCCGCGCCTAAAGCCAGCCCGCTAACCGTAAGGATTTTGTGGGTTTTCACGTCAGCTAGAAAATCGCTGATAAAACTTTTCCCGTACGTAGTTATATTCCGTGTCCCGACAATACTTACGGCGCTGAGTGAACTGTCTAAGTTGCCTTTTTGGTAGAGTACGGCAGGCGCATCCTCGCACTCGTTGAGATGAGTGGGCAGATGCCCGAGATGCCGCAGATTGATTGTGATATTGTTCTTTTCGCAGAAACTGAGTTCTTTTTCAGCAAATAAGAGATGTTCGGCTTTACCAATTTCAAACGAAATTTTTTTGCCGATGCCATAGATGTTTTTAAGGCCCGACTTCGAAAGTTCCCACACTTCCTTCGCAGAACCGGCTTCGCCCACAAGCCTGCGAAAGATCAGATCGCCGATCAGCGGACAGTGTCGCAGCGCAACGGAGTACAGCGTTTCCTCGCAAAACATGGCTATTTTTATTCAAATTTATTCAAAAAATACTTATTGCTTACGTATTTTGTCTAAATGTTCCCATTCATTTTCTTCTTTGCGGTAAGGCAGTTCATGAAAATCGTCGGGATATTTTTCCTTGTATTCCTGCCACAGTTTATCGTCTTTTTCACTGTAATAATTAGGGAACTGCCAGATGAAACGTTTGTCTTTCTCGCCACTTTTTCTGAAAATAAACGCCAGCATAATGCCTACAACCGCGCCAGAAAGGTGAGACTGCCATGAGATGCGGCTTGGTTCTTCGAGCGTAGAAAACAGTTCTTCGGGCATCACGCCCCAAACCAGTCCGCCGTAATAGAGCGCAACCACGAGAGAAACGGTCAGCAGTTTCATATGCCAACGGAAAACGCCGCTGAAAAAAATGAAAAACGCCAGTACATAAACCAGTCCGCTTGCGCCAACGATGCATACATAATTGTATTCACCGGTAAAGAAATCAATCGGAGGTAGCAGCCATACCAGAAATAATGCGACAAACCAGCCAATGAAAAAAACCTGTTTAGCAATAGACGGATAGAACTGAAATAACAGGAAAATCAGCACAAACGCCGGCACCGAATTTCCGAACAGATGTTCGAGATTGCCGTGAAGGAACGGCGAAAAGAAAATGCCTTTGAGGCCGTCCGGATGCAGCGGAATAATGGCGCCTTCGCAGCCGCTTAAAAAACCAAAATTTTGCAACAGAAATCCCAGCCACATGGCTCCTACCATGGCAGCGGCGTAATAAACGGCTTTATAATTAAGGGATTCTTTGAGCATTGATGTTTTTCTTTGTCAAAACCGTTGCCATTTTTAATTGTAAGTAATTGTGTCCAATAATTTTATCTAAAGTATATATTTCTAAGACAAAAGCGTCATTCAGGGGTTGAGATTTGAACAATTTAATACTTTACCCTAAATTTGCAGGCTATGAGACACCTGCTGTGCTTTTTTATAACGTGTACTTCAATTTTTGTTTATGCGCAGGAACGCCGGAGCATCCAGCAAGAGATCGATTCTTTTTCGCAGCGCAGATGGGATTCGGTTACGCTGGATCTGGACAGTCTGGCCAATCCTAAACTCATCAATTTCAATGCGCATTTCCGGGATACGCTTGTGATCCGGGATGAAGTGGTGATAGCAACCGTCACCAACGAGATCCCTGTTACGCCGTATAATTTCTTAAAGCTAAAAGAGCCAAAAAGATGGTTTTATTACGGGCAGAACAATCTTGTTTTTAACCAGTCGTCTTTCTCTAACTGGAACTCGGGCGGCAATAACAACATCGGCATCATCGGAAAGGTGAACTATAATCTGAGTTACAAAAATGGCAGACATTTCCTCGACAATCACATCCAGCTCGGTTACGGTTTTGTTGCTTCGGAAGGCGAATCTTCGCGTAAAACAGAAGATTACATCAATCTGATGACCAATTATGGCTATGATATCGGCAAAGATTTCTATCTGTCTACAGGTTTCCAGTTTCTGTCGCAGTTTTCGCCGGGTTACAATTATACATTAACGCCGGATCCCGTTTTCAGCGACCGCATTTCGCGTTTTCTGGCACCCGGATATCTGAATGCAGGTTTGGGGGTTTCTTACAATCCGAATGAAAACTTCCAGGTTATATTCAGGCCTGTCAATGGTAAATTCACCTTCGTTACGGATCCCTTTCTCCAGAAAGCAGGCAGATACGGGCTTGAAGAAGACGGGCAGAGTGTGCGATCGGAATTAGGTGCGTTGCTTAATATACTTTACCGCCTTAAAATCCATAAAGAAATTACCTTCGTAAACCAGATCAATTTTTTCAGCAATTACGTGAACCACGCAGAGCGGGTAGATATTGCCTATAACGGAACCCTTAATTTCAGATTTAACCGCTTTATCTCAACGGTAATAAGCCTGGATCTTGTGTATGACCACGACCAGCTTGAAAAACTTCAGATGAAACAGACTCTCGGGATCGGTTTCTCTTACAATCTGGGTATTGAAAACCGCGAGAAAAACAAGAAGCTCATCAAGCCTTTTGTTAACTGATTTTCTTAAATTTTAAACATTCCAGAACTCACGGTCAAGGCTTCGGTACTGAATCGCTTCGGCGATATGAACGGAGCTGAGCCGCTCAGCGTTTTCAAGATCGGCGATGGTACGGGCCACTTTCAGAATGCGGTCGTAAGCACGCGCCGAAAGATTTAGTTTTTCCATTGCCGTTTTAATGAGGTTTTGTGAAGCTTCATCGAGGTCGCAGTGTTTCTCGATATCTTTCGGACCCATCTGGGCGTTATAATGAATGTCGGAATCGCGGTATCTTTCGGTTTGAATTTCGCGCGCCTTAAGCACACGGTTTCGTATTTCATCACTTCTTTCGCCTTTTCTTTTGTCTGAAAGCTGCTCAAATTCCACCTTCTGAACTTCAATATGGATATCAATGCGGTCGAGCAGGGGACCCGAAAGTTTGTTCATATATCGCTGCATTTCAAATTGCGATGAGGTGTTATTCGGGTCATCGGGAAAATACCCGCTTGGGCTCGGGTTCATACTTGCCACCAGCATGAAGCTCGCCGGATAATTCACCGTGAACTTAGCGCGTGAAATCGTGACTTCGCGGTCTTCAAGCGGCTGGCGCATCACCTCGAGCACGGTTCTTTTAAATTCAGGCATTTCGTCGAGGAAAAGCACACCGTTATGTGCAAGTGAAATTTCGCCGGGCTGCGGATAACTGCCTCCACCGACTAGGGCTACATCTGAAATGGTGTGATGTGGGCTGCGGAAAGGCCGAACCGTCATCAGCGAAGTTTCTGTCCCGATTTTTCCGGCGACCGAATGAATCTTTGTGGTTTCAAGGGCTTCTTTTAGTGTTAACGGAGGTAAAATACTCGGAACCCTTTTCGCGAGCATCGTTTTTCCACTGCCCGGCGGCCCGATCAGGATGATATTATGTCCGCCCGCTGCTGCCACTTCCATCGCGCGTTTCGCGGTCTCCTGACCTTTCACTTCCGAAAAATCGGTCGGAAAGAAGTTGATGCGGTCCTGAAATTCCTTTCGCGTATCAATCGTGGTCCTTTCGAGCGGGATATCTTCATTAAAATAATCGATAACTTCCTTTATGTTTTCAATGCCGTAAACCTCGAGTTGGTCTACAATTGCGGCTTCGCGGATATTCTGCTTCGGTAGAATGATGCCTTTGAAACCTTCTTCGCGCGCTTTGATGGCAATTGGCAATACGCCTTTAATTGGGAGCAAACCGCCATCCAGCGAAAGCTCGCCCATAATAATGTATCTGCCGATGTTTTCTGCTTTTATCTGATCCGATGCCGCTAAAATACCGAGCGCAATACTAAGGT
This window of the Flavobacteriaceae bacterium 3519-10 genome carries:
- a CDS encoding predicted DNA alkylation repair enzyme — translated: MVVDAIKSALQDLSLPEKAAFYPRFFKAGKGEYAEGDIFIGVTVPDQRKVAKEFYAKISLEQLHDLLASPIHEYRHTALLMLVIKYEKSADTASKEEIVDFYIRNRKYINNWDLIDNSCYKILGRHAFETSNEDLLRTLAAEENMWSKRIAVVATMYYVKRDKFQLLKELVLLNLHHPHDLMHKANGWLLREMGNKNERELIDFLREHYDTMPRTTLRYAIEKLDENLRQDFLKGRI
- a CDS encoding sodium/calcium exchanger membrane region; translated protein: MYNCGNPLFMKFKKALQWHVIFPIIAAVFYLGGFLTDTVVANILGGILLFATVLAAVHHAEVVAHKVGEPYGTIILAICITILEVGLIISFMLSGGEGALTYARDTVFAAVMLILNGILGVCIWVGSRKYKEQFFMRSSATTYLVSLVAILVLTLVLPNYTSSMVGPYYSTSQLIFVSLSCLVIYAAFLMFQTVRHRNYFIVTEADQTTHEADPPTVTKTLLSLLLLVICLAVVIFMAKGLSPVIEDFVENAGAPRALVGVIIATVVLLPEGFAAVRAAAKNQIQTSINLGLGSALASVGLTIPAVSVVCVTMDIPFVLGIDTKSVILLALSVFTVMLSLSRGKTNHLYGTVLLVNLAAYIFTVIVP
- a CDS encoding NADP-specific glutamate dehydrogenase — translated: MEHFNAEQKIQDFIAKIEARNPNEPEFLQAVKEVAITVIPFISTKKQYNGMKLLERMAEPERTIIFRVPWVDDKGEIQVNRGFRIQMNSAIGPYKGGIRFHPTVNLSVLKFLAFEQTFKNSLTTLPMGGGKGGADFDPQGKSDMEVMRFCQAYMTELCKHIGPETDVPAGDIGVGAREIGYLFGQYKKIRNQFTGVLTGKGLAYGGSLIRPEATGYGVVYFAEQMLKTIGQDFQGKTVSVSGFGNVAWGVVKKVTELGGKVVTISGPDGYVYDKDGITGDKIEYLLELRASGNNRAEDYVKKFPTAEFHAGKRPWEVPCDVAIPAATQNELFVEDAKVLVDNGVICVTEAANMPSTLEAINYFLDHKVLFSPGKASNAGGVATSGLEMTQNSIRLNWSSEEVDARLKEIMIGIHKACRDYGKEEDGYVNYVKGANIAGFVKVAEAMLAQGVV
- a CDS encoding Smf protein DNA processing chain A, with protein sequence MGEAGSAKEVWELSKSGLKNIYGIGKKISFEIGKAEHLLFAEKELSFCEKNNITINLRHLGHLPTHLNECEDAPAVLYQKGNLDSSLSAVSIVGTRNITTYGKSFISDFLADVKTHKILTVSGLALGADTEVHEVSINNNIPTAAVLAHGFHTMYPSKNRRLADKILEDGGVLLTEFNSSQKPDRENFIQRNRIIAGISPATIVVETAFGGGSVSTATFANNYNREVFALPGKITDKYSQGCNQLIFQNKAAAISTVSGLAEQLGLHKTEQTGVLFPSSEIRIKLPEQQLILLEALDKNTPLSLDDVSLKLDVPAYRILPDLLELELLGYIRALSGRQYLAL
- a CDS encoding MG(2+) chelatase family protein / ComM-related protein; its protein translation is MLVKIYGSAIFGVSAQTITIEVNVDTSGVGYHLVGLADNAIKESSYRISAALKNVGFKIPGKKITINMAPADLRKEGSAYDLSIALGILAASDQIKAENIGRYIIMGELSLDGGLLPIKGVLPIAIKAREEGFKGIILPKQNIREAAIVDQLEVYGIENIKEVIDYFNEDIPLERTTIDTRKEFQDRINFFPTDFSEVKGQETAKRAMEVAAAGGHNIILIGPPGSGKTMLAKRVPSILPPLTLKEALETTKIHSVAGKIGTETSLMTVRPFRSPHHTISDVALVGGGSYPQPGEISLAHNGVLFLDEMPEFKRTVLEVMRQPLEDREVTISRAKFTVNYPASFMLVASMNPSPSGYFPDDPNNTSSQFEMQRYMNKLSGPLLDRIDIHIEVQKVEFEQLSDKRKGERSDEIRNRVLKAREIQTERYRDSDIHYNAQMGPKDIEKHCDLDEASQNLIKTAMEKLNLSARAYDRILKVARTIADLENAERLSSVHIAEAIQYRSLDREFWNV